A genomic region of Lates calcarifer isolate ASB-BC8 unplaced genomic scaffold, TLL_Latcal_v3 _unitig_1060_quiver_1684, whole genome shotgun sequence contains the following coding sequences:
- the LOC108886006 gene encoding probable UDP-sugar transporter protein SLC35A4 — translation MVRMIVIQNVGTSSPAKIRRQWVKRIQWGVLLGLMVLIYGSHAPLITLTKVDGRVPFNPSSCVVMIELAKLLISLVTLVLTGGASALRAPLHLVLVAPYAVPAVLYALNNNLVVLMQAYMDPSSYQVLSNLKIASTALLYSVCLGKRLRPVQWLALGLLMGAGVCHSYSSLDLGELEGDEAEEGPRLHITAWGLLLVLVYCLISGLAAVYTERVLKSQKLPLSLQNIYLYVFGVAINGLSSFSSVASEKSFLEGYSGVVWIIIAGQAANGLLMSVVLKHGSGITRLFVISCSMLVNALLSWATLGLQLTPFFLLPVSMIGLAAYLYYI, via the coding sequence atggtgAGGATGATTGTGATCCAGAATGTGGGGACCAGTTCCCCAGCGAAGATTAGGAGACAGTGGGTGAAGAGGATTCAGTGGGGTGTCCTCCTGGGGCTGATGGTCCTCATCTATGGCTCCCATGCACCGCTCATCACTCTCACCAAAGTAGACGGCCGAGTCCCTTTCAACCCCTCCTCTTGTGTCGTCATGATTGAGTTAGCCAAACTCCTCATCTCTCTGGTGACTCTTGTTCTGACTGGGGGTGCATCCGCTTTACGTGCTCCTCTGCATCTAGTCCTTGTGGCCCCCTATGCGGTCCCTGCCGTCCTCTACGCCCTCAACAACAACCTGGTAGTCCTCATGCAGGCCTACATGGACCCGAGCTCATACCAAGTCCTCTCTAATCTTAAAATTGCCTCCACTGCCCTGCTgtactctgtctgtctgggcaAGAGGCTCCGGCCTGTTCAGTGGTTAGCTCTTGGGTTGCTCATGGGTGCAGGGGTGTGTCACAGCTACAGCAGCCTGGATCTAGGGGAGCTTGAGGGAGATGAAGCAGAGGAAGGTCCCAGGCTTCATATCACAGCTTGGGGACTTCTCCTCGTGCTGGTGTACTGTCTCATTTCAGGGCTGGCGGCAGTTTACACAGAGAGGGTGCTGAAGAGCCAGAAGCTGCCCCTCAGCCTGCAGAATATCTACCTCTATGTATTTGGTGTGGCCATCAATGGGctgtcctccttctcctctgtagCAAGTGAAAAGAGCTTTCTTGAGGGATACTCAGGGGTGGTTTGGATCATTATAGCAGGGCAGGCAGCTAACGGACTCTTAATGTCTGTGGTGCTTAAGCACGGCAGCGGGATCACCAGACTGTTTGTCATTTCCTGCTCCATGCTGGTTAATGCTTTGTTGTCGTGGGCAACTTTAGGGCTGCAGCTcactccttttttcctcctacCTGTTTCTATGATTGGACTGGCAGCTTACCTTTATTACATATAA